A window of Amycolatopsis australiensis contains these coding sequences:
- a CDS encoding tetratricopeptide repeat protein, with protein MDEPANQPTTATGGPGGHNRIPGPVQLPAATGDLVGRDDVFAQLDDVWARRDARRPLVVLNGIGGVGKTAVAVHWLSRRRAEFPGGLLYAPLTDADSSPARPEDVLHGFLTALGVAAGDIPSGPLGRSGVFRTVTAGRTLAVLLDDAVSAAQVRTLLPATSSVLVVVTSRRRLAGLGIDDATLVDVAPLDEARSSQLLGSVVGLERLAAEPAAVRSIVSTCGGLPLALGVVAARLRARPLRRLEREARTYDRYLREAGPLPEDVQDVQAVFDAAYAELPSGAARLYRVCGLHPGPEVGLETLIAVLDAPAERIEDEVETLVDANLLADADHDRVKQHEVLRRDARIRAEREDTSADRQTIARGFARWYLARAQLADDLIHPHRPRFARSPAASPSFRDRAAAVAWWRRELPTLRATFTEATRNGWDEEVWQFCEAAWGYFLHHRDYDAWLPMSVAGVAAARRCGHPLVEARLRAQLGFAYAKLHRYEEAVTQNLAALRLGEQVGDEQTRATALSQLGRAARGRGDLNGALGFYRQAVALQAQLGNDRGVALGRRRCGEVMAKQGRTAEAIVELEAAANSMAELGDANQHARALMTLASIRVRDGDYAVARRMLSAGLEAVRRLGSPYYTAELLAALGRLELDRGHDKEARHHFAEARELYAAIGDPRAAELPTATGE; from the coding sequence ATGGACGAGCCGGCGAACCAGCCGACCACGGCGACAGGCGGGCCGGGCGGGCATAACCGCATTCCCGGCCCCGTCCAGCTCCCCGCCGCGACCGGGGACCTCGTCGGCCGTGACGACGTTTTCGCGCAGCTCGACGACGTGTGGGCCCGCCGGGACGCCCGGCGCCCGCTCGTCGTCTTGAACGGCATCGGCGGAGTCGGCAAGACCGCGGTCGCAGTGCACTGGCTGAGCCGGCGACGCGCGGAGTTTCCCGGCGGCCTCCTCTACGCCCCGCTGACCGACGCCGACAGTAGCCCGGCGCGACCGGAGGACGTGCTGCACGGATTCCTGACCGCGCTGGGTGTGGCCGCCGGGGACATCCCATCCGGTCCTCTCGGCCGCTCTGGGGTCTTCCGCACGGTTACCGCCGGGCGCACACTGGCAGTCCTGCTGGACGACGCGGTGTCCGCCGCCCAGGTCCGGACCCTGCTGCCCGCGACGTCGTCCGTGCTGGTCGTCGTGACCAGCCGGCGACGGCTCGCCGGGCTCGGCATCGACGACGCGACGCTCGTCGACGTAGCCCCTCTCGACGAGGCCCGGTCCAGCCAGCTCCTCGGCTCGGTGGTCGGGCTTGAACGCCTGGCCGCCGAACCCGCAGCGGTCCGGAGCATCGTCAGCACGTGCGGCGGGCTGCCGCTGGCCCTCGGCGTGGTGGCCGCCCGGCTCCGGGCCCGGCCGCTCAGGCGGCTCGAACGCGAAGCCCGGACCTACGACCGGTACCTGCGAGAAGCGGGCCCGCTCCCGGAAGACGTACAAGACGTCCAAGCGGTTTTCGACGCTGCCTACGCCGAATTGCCCAGCGGCGCTGCCCGGCTGTACCGGGTCTGTGGTTTGCATCCGGGCCCGGAGGTCGGGCTCGAGACACTGATCGCCGTACTGGATGCCCCGGCCGAGCGGATCGAAGACGAGGTCGAGACCCTGGTCGACGCTAATCTCCTGGCCGACGCCGACCACGACAGAGTGAAACAACACGAGGTGCTCCGGCGGGACGCCCGCATCCGCGCCGAGCGGGAAGACACTTCCGCCGACCGGCAGACGATCGCCCGCGGGTTCGCGCGCTGGTACCTGGCCCGGGCCCAGCTCGCGGACGACCTGATCCACCCGCACCGGCCACGGTTCGCGCGGTCTCCCGCGGCGAGCCCGTCGTTCCGCGACCGGGCCGCAGCGGTCGCGTGGTGGCGGAGGGAGCTTCCGACGCTCCGCGCCACCTTCACCGAGGCAACCCGGAACGGGTGGGACGAAGAGGTCTGGCAGTTCTGCGAAGCTGCCTGGGGTTACTTCCTGCACCACCGCGACTACGACGCCTGGTTGCCGATGAGCGTGGCGGGAGTGGCAGCGGCACGGCGGTGCGGGCACCCGCTGGTCGAAGCCCGGCTGCGAGCTCAGCTGGGATTCGCCTACGCCAAGCTCCACAGGTACGAAGAAGCCGTCACGCAGAACCTCGCTGCCCTGCGCCTCGGCGAACAAGTGGGAGACGAACAGACGCGCGCGACCGCCCTGTCGCAGCTGGGGCGCGCCGCACGAGGCCGCGGCGACCTCAACGGCGCGCTCGGCTTCTACCGGCAGGCTGTCGCGCTGCAGGCCCAGCTCGGCAACGACCGCGGGGTCGCCCTTGGCCGGCGTCGCTGCGGCGAGGTCATGGCCAAGCAGGGCAGGACCGCCGAGGCGATCGTCGAACTCGAAGCCGCCGCGAATTCGATGGCCGAACTCGGCGACGCCAACCAGCACGCCCGCGCCCTCATGACGCTCGCTTCGATCCGGGTGCGCGACGGCGACTACGCCGTCGCGCGCCGGATGCTGTCTGCTGGTCTCGAAGCAGTCCGCCGCTTGGGCTCGCCGTACTACACTGCGGAACTATTGGCCGCGCTCGGGCGCCTCGAGCTGGACCGTGGCCATGACAAGGAAGCACGCCACCATTTCGCCGAAGCTCGCGAGCTCTATGCCGCCATCGGGGATCCGCGCGCTGCCGAACTCCCCACGGCCACCGGAGAGTGA
- a CDS encoding helix-turn-helix domain-containing protein, producing MEDQGKHDGDDGDPAERSRRLVQAYEQGASIHELAEKAGLSYTWMRRKLLKAGADLRRRPSPKTSPVPVDQLAEEYRQGASILQLAKKYGLYYKRVRELLLGHGVQLRPSTRGTPDS from the coding sequence ATGGAGGATCAAGGAAAACACGACGGCGACGACGGCGATCCCGCTGAACGGAGCAGGCGGCTGGTCCAAGCCTACGAACAGGGTGCTTCCATCCACGAACTCGCCGAGAAGGCGGGACTGAGTTACACGTGGATGCGGAGAAAGCTTCTCAAGGCAGGTGCCGATCTTCGGCGCCGCCCGTCCCCGAAGACAAGCCCGGTGCCAGTGGACCAGCTGGCCGAGGAGTACCGCCAAGGCGCCAGCATTTTGCAACTCGCCAAGAAATACGGCCTCTACTACAAACGAGTACGCGAGCTGCTGCTCGGTCACGGAGTGCAGTTGCGCCCGTCGACGCGCGGCACACCCGACAGCTGA
- a CDS encoding sensor histidine kinase: MRGTLAGRITLVCLAVAGVAVIVAGLVAARLVRTTADNALQSSLAAQADVVASQLDETGIGNRLGVGKVADVVRGQGISVVVRRAGGQALGDAVAVQAATKLGLGANRSGRVTVGGAQYLVETRVVGTRGAAFALVLPARNAETTQRALVRNILLALGIGLLVAAAAGFVSGRLLGRPLRRAAAAAGSLRAGRRDVRVPVEGPREVAEVAGSLNSLADALAVSEARQREFLLSVSHELRTPLTAVTGFAEAIADGVAAGPEARRAGQTIQREAQRLERLVTDLLELARLGADEFRLDVASVDLGALVRDCAEVWQLRCAREQVRLSVTAPSSPVRVPADARRLRQVVDGLAENALRVTPAGAPMVFSLTVSGTSAELSVRDGGPGLAPEDYPVAFERGVLNARYRDRRPVGSGIGLALVHGLVTRMGATLTAGPAPEGGAAFTMTFPLADVSAP, from the coding sequence GTGAGGGGCACGCTCGCCGGGCGGATCACCCTGGTCTGCCTCGCGGTCGCCGGGGTGGCGGTGATCGTGGCCGGGCTCGTCGCGGCCCGGCTCGTGCGCACGACGGCCGACAACGCGCTGCAGTCGTCGCTGGCCGCGCAGGCCGACGTCGTCGCGTCGCAACTGGACGAAACCGGCATCGGGAACCGGCTGGGCGTCGGGAAGGTCGCCGACGTCGTGCGCGGGCAGGGCATCTCCGTGGTCGTCCGGCGCGCGGGCGGCCAGGCGCTCGGGGACGCGGTCGCGGTGCAGGCCGCGACGAAGCTCGGGCTCGGCGCGAACCGCTCCGGCCGCGTCACGGTCGGCGGCGCGCAGTACCTGGTCGAGACGCGGGTGGTCGGCACGCGCGGCGCGGCGTTCGCGCTGGTGCTGCCGGCCCGCAACGCCGAAACGACGCAACGGGCACTGGTGCGCAACATCCTGCTGGCGCTGGGCATCGGGCTGCTGGTGGCGGCGGCGGCCGGGTTCGTCTCGGGGCGCCTGCTGGGCCGACCCCTGCGCCGGGCCGCGGCGGCCGCGGGATCGCTGCGGGCGGGACGGCGAGACGTGCGGGTGCCGGTGGAGGGGCCGCGAGAGGTGGCGGAGGTCGCCGGGTCGCTGAATTCGCTGGCCGACGCGCTGGCGGTCAGCGAGGCGCGGCAGCGCGAGTTCCTGTTGTCGGTGTCGCACGAGCTGCGGACGCCGCTGACCGCCGTGACGGGGTTCGCGGAGGCGATCGCGGACGGCGTCGCGGCGGGGCCGGAGGCGCGCCGGGCCGGGCAGACGATCCAGCGGGAGGCGCAGCGGCTCGAGCGGCTGGTCACGGACCTGCTGGAGCTGGCCCGGCTGGGCGCGGACGAGTTCCGGCTGGACGTCGCATCGGTGGACCTGGGCGCGCTGGTCCGCGACTGCGCGGAGGTCTGGCAGCTGCGGTGCGCGCGGGAGCAGGTGCGGCTGTCGGTCACGGCGCCGTCGTCCCCGGTGCGAGTGCCGGCGGACGCCCGCCGCCTGCGTCAGGTGGTCGACGGGCTGGCGGAGAACGCCCTGCGCGTGACCCCGGCGGGCGCGCCGATGGTGTTCTCGCTCACGGTGTCGGGGACGTCGGCGGAGCTGTCGGTCCGCGACGGCGGCCCGGGCCTGGCCCCGGAGGACTACCCGGTGGCGTTCGAGCGCGGCGTGCTGAACGCGCGTTACCGCGACCGGCGGCCGGTGGGGTCCGGGATCGGGCTGGCGCTGGTCCACGGCCTGGTGACCCGCATGGGCGCAACACTGACCGCGGGCCCGGCCCCGGAAGGCGGGGCGGCGTTCACGATGACTTTCCCGCTCGCCGACGTCTCGGCGCCCTGA
- a CDS encoding response regulator transcription factor, which yields MGSPGRGLVLVVEDEAAIAELAALYLKRDGFGVHVEADGGRALEAVRRLKPVAIVLDIGLSGMDGIEICKALRAAGDWTPVLFVTARDDELDRLLGLEIGADDYLTKPFSPRELAARVRTVLRRAAGASPAAETFAVGGARVDVTSRRAWAGDTEISLTSTEFDLLTHLLRHPGQVLSREQLLSAVWGYAAAAGTRTVDVHVAQLRAKLGAASPIRTVRGIGYAADPA from the coding sequence ATGGGGTCACCGGGACGCGGCCTCGTCCTCGTGGTCGAGGACGAGGCCGCGATCGCCGAGCTGGCGGCGCTCTACCTCAAGCGCGACGGCTTCGGCGTGCACGTCGAGGCCGACGGCGGGCGCGCCCTCGAAGCGGTCCGGCGCCTGAAGCCGGTGGCGATCGTGCTCGACATCGGACTGTCCGGAATGGACGGGATCGAGATCTGCAAGGCGCTGCGCGCGGCCGGGGACTGGACCCCGGTGCTGTTCGTCACCGCCCGCGACGACGAGCTGGACCGCTTGCTGGGTCTGGAGATCGGGGCGGACGACTACCTGACCAAGCCGTTCAGCCCGCGCGAGCTGGCCGCGCGGGTCCGGACGGTGCTGCGGCGCGCGGCAGGCGCGTCACCGGCGGCCGAGACGTTCGCCGTCGGCGGCGCGCGGGTCGACGTGACCAGCCGCCGTGCGTGGGCCGGCGACACCGAGATCTCCCTGACCTCGACCGAGTTCGACCTGCTGACGCACCTGCTCCGGCACCCGGGGCAGGTGCTTTCGCGCGAGCAGCTGCTCAGCGCGGTCTGGGGTTACGCGGCGGCGGCGGGCACGCGGACGGTGGACGTCCACGTGGCGCAGCTGCGGGCGAAACTCGGTGCCGCCAGTCCGATCCGGACGGTGCGCGGCATCGGGTACGCGGCGGACCCGGCGTGA